One Owenweeksia hongkongensis DSM 17368 genomic region harbors:
- the rpsI gene encoding 30S ribosomal protein S9 — protein sequence MAVTHTIGRRKTSIARVFLKEGSGEITINKKNFKDYFDTATLHYKLEQAFDLTETKGQYDVTVNVEGGGITGQAEAIRLGISRALVEINPDFKAMLKPDGLMTRDPRMVERKKFGQKKARKKFQFSKR from the coding sequence ATGGCAGTAACTCACACCATTGGTAGAAGAAAAACTTCTATCGCTCGCGTTTTCTTGAAGGAAGGTAGTGGAGAAATCACTATCAACAAGAAAAACTTCAAAGATTACTTTGATACGGCTACACTTCACTACAAATTGGAGCAGGCATTCGATCTTACTGAAACTAAAGGTCAGTACGATGTAACTGTAAATGTAGAAGGTGGCGGTATTACAGGTCAGGCAGAGGCTATCCGTTTGGGTATCTCTAGAGCACTGGTAGAAATCAACCCTGATTTCAAAGCAATGCTTAAACCTGATGGCCTAATGACTCGTGACCCACGCATGGTGGAACGTAAGAAATTTGGTCAGAAGAAAGCGCGTAAGAAATTTCAATTTAGCAAGCGTTAA
- the polA gene encoding DNA polymerase I, with protein sequence MSENPKKLFLLDAYALIFRAYFAFISNPRVTSKGLDTSAIFGFITTLLEVLEKQKPSHIAVIYDYPGPTFRHEKFEAYKAQRDETPEGIKLAVPYIQKLMEAFRIPFLGVEGFEADDVIGTLAKQAEKEGFEVFMMTPDKDFGQLVSENIKMYRPARAGNGAEIWGVEEIKAKFDIDDVDQVVDYLGMMGDSADNIPGFPGVGPKTASKLLKQYGSMENMLEHADEIKGKLGEKIRDNAEQGIMSKMLARIICDVPIQFDAEVYIKEDPDTEKISEIFQELEFRTLLKRVTGEVVPKAAAAPSAAPDGQTDLFGAVEEMVEAAPSGEYQTIENSDHLYQLVEHPRERKMLLENLMKQPSVCFDTETTSLETAEADLVGVAFSYTPGIAYYVAVPEGQGTEIMAEFKPFFEREDVEIIGQNLKYDISILKNFGVEVRGRLFDTMLAHYLINADMRHNMDVLAETYLHYKPVSIETLIGKKGKKQGNMRDVDPKLVKEYAGEDADITFRLKQIFEPKLKEGNATKVFDEIELPLVPVLSDMELQGVNLDTEALSKLSKKLEEDIAELSKEIIELAGEEFNIASPKQLGEILFGKLKLLEKPKKTKSGQYATSEDILSDLAKEHRIAEAILDYRQMVKLKSTYVDALPEMVNSKTKRIHTSYNQAVAATGRLSSVNPNLQNIPIRTERGREVRKAFIPRDENHLMLAADYSQIELRLIAELSGDKNMMDAFLNEEDIHTATAAKVFGVNLDEVTREQRSNAKTVNFGIIYGVSAFGLSQQTTLSRGEAGDIIKSYFQTYPGIQDYIESQKEFARKNGFVETLLGRRRYLKDINSRNAVVRSHAERNAVNAPIQGTAADIIKLAMIKIYDDLKPFDTKMVLQVHDELVFDAPAGEIETLKPIIKSAMENAVDLKVPLTVEFGHGKNWLEAH encoded by the coding sequence ATGTCCGAAAACCCCAAGAAACTATTCCTGCTAGATGCCTATGCCTTAATATTCAGAGCCTATTTTGCTTTTATAAGCAATCCTAGAGTTACCTCAAAAGGACTGGATACTTCGGCTATTTTTGGTTTCATCACCACACTTCTTGAGGTGCTTGAAAAGCAGAAACCGAGCCACATTGCGGTAATTTATGATTATCCCGGGCCAACCTTTAGGCATGAAAAGTTTGAAGCCTATAAAGCCCAGCGTGATGAAACACCCGAAGGGATAAAATTGGCAGTGCCTTATATCCAAAAGTTGATGGAAGCTTTTCGCATTCCTTTTTTGGGTGTAGAAGGATTTGAAGCGGATGATGTGATTGGAACTTTGGCCAAGCAAGCGGAGAAAGAGGGTTTTGAAGTGTTCATGATGACACCTGATAAAGATTTTGGGCAGTTGGTTTCTGAGAATATAAAAATGTATCGCCCAGCTCGTGCAGGCAATGGTGCCGAGATATGGGGAGTGGAAGAAATCAAAGCGAAATTTGATATTGATGATGTAGACCAGGTCGTGGATTACTTGGGCATGATGGGTGATTCGGCTGATAATATTCCTGGATTCCCTGGGGTGGGACCAAAAACGGCTTCTAAACTTTTGAAGCAATATGGCAGCATGGAAAATATGCTGGAGCATGCTGATGAAATCAAAGGGAAACTCGGTGAGAAAATCCGCGATAATGCAGAGCAAGGAATAATGTCAAAAATGCTGGCGCGTATTATTTGTGATGTGCCTATTCAGTTTGATGCTGAGGTTTATATTAAAGAGGATCCCGATACCGAGAAAATCAGCGAGATTTTTCAAGAACTTGAGTTTAGAACTTTATTAAAAAGGGTGACGGGTGAAGTAGTTCCAAAGGCAGCGGCAGCACCTTCAGCAGCTCCCGATGGACAAACGGATTTGTTTGGAGCGGTAGAGGAGATGGTAGAAGCAGCGCCTTCCGGTGAATATCAAACGATTGAAAATTCGGATCATTTATACCAATTGGTGGAGCATCCGCGTGAGCGAAAAATGCTGCTTGAAAACTTGATGAAACAGCCTTCGGTTTGTTTTGATACAGAAACGACTTCACTGGAAACAGCAGAAGCTGATTTGGTAGGAGTGGCATTTAGCTACACTCCTGGCATCGCCTATTATGTGGCCGTTCCTGAAGGGCAAGGAACTGAAATTATGGCTGAGTTCAAGCCTTTTTTTGAAAGAGAAGATGTTGAGATTATTGGTCAAAATTTGAAGTATGATATTTCTATTCTAAAGAATTTTGGGGTAGAGGTAAGAGGAAGGCTCTTTGACACCATGCTGGCTCATTATCTTATAAATGCGGATATGCGTCACAATATGGATGTGTTGGCCGAAACTTATTTGCATTATAAGCCGGTGAGCATTGAGACCCTTATCGGAAAGAAGGGGAAGAAGCAGGGCAACATGCGTGATGTAGACCCAAAATTGGTAAAGGAATATGCTGGCGAGGATGCGGATATTACATTTCGCCTGAAGCAAATATTTGAGCCTAAGCTTAAAGAAGGAAACGCCACTAAAGTATTTGATGAAATAGAGTTGCCATTGGTGCCAGTGCTTTCGGATATGGAGCTACAAGGCGTGAATTTAGATACTGAAGCACTTTCAAAGCTTTCAAAAAAACTTGAGGAAGACATTGCTGAGCTCAGCAAAGAAATAATTGAGCTAGCAGGTGAAGAGTTTAATATAGCCTCGCCAAAACAGCTTGGCGAAATACTTTTTGGTAAGCTAAAATTGCTTGAAAAACCCAAGAAAACAAAGAGCGGACAGTATGCTACTTCTGAAGATATATTGAGCGATTTGGCCAAGGAACATCGTATTGCTGAAGCTATTTTGGATTATCGCCAGATGGTAAAATTGAAATCTACCTATGTGGATGCTTTGCCAGAAATGGTGAATTCGAAAACGAAAAGGATACACACTTCATATAATCAGGCCGTAGCTGCTACAGGTCGTTTGAGTTCGGTAAATCCGAACCTTCAAAACATTCCAATCAGAACTGAGCGTGGAAGAGAAGTTAGAAAAGCTTTTATCCCCCGCGATGAAAATCACTTGATGTTGGCTGCAGATTATTCTCAAATAGAATTGCGACTGATTGCCGAGCTAAGTGGTGATAAAAATATGATGGATGCCTTTTTGAATGAAGAAGATATTCATACAGCTACGGCTGCCAAAGTTTTTGGTGTAAACCTGGATGAGGTAACCCGTGAGCAGAGGAGCAATGCTAAAACTGTAAATTTCGGGATTATCTATGGGGTGAGCGCTTTTGGCCTTAGCCAGCAAACCACACTGAGTCGTGGTGAGGCAGGTGATATTATCAAATCATATTTTCAAACCTATCCGGGAATTCAGGATTATATAGAAAGCCAAAAGGAGTTTGCTCGTAAAAATGGTTTTGTGGAAACATTGCTGGGAAGGAGAAGGTATCTAAAGGACATTAATTCTAGAAATGCGGTGGTACGAAGCCATGCAGAGAGAAATGCTGTGAATGCGCCTATTCAAGGTACGGCTGCTGATATCATTAAGCTAGCCATGATTAAAATATATGACGACCTAAAACCATTTGATACCAAAATGGTGCTTCAGGTGCATGATGAATTGGTTTTTGACGCACCAGCTGGTGAGATCGAAACTTTAAAGCCAATCATTAAATCTGCAATGGAAAATGCGGTAGACCTGAAGGTGCCGCTAACGGTAGAATTTGGGCATGGTAAAAACTGGCTTGAGGCGCATTAG
- a CDS encoding metallophosphoesterase: MNSITLFIRIAIFLAVLVLIDLYAYQAFKTTFRASSFFRMAYWIFSVAVMIGVVYAFLTFSRDTPPQTSFSFLMALMILSIVPKLIILTVMLSEDIWRVGEGTLKLFAKEKPDEFLPDRRKFVSQTALVLSAIPFIGIIHGVLIGRYRYRVINKTLTFDDLPEEFDGLTITQISDVHSGSFDNPEKIQYGIDLINEQQSDLILFTGDLVNNRAEEMEPWIDVFSQLKAPMGKYSILGNHDYGDYVNWPSDAVKQENMEKLYQVHERIGFGLLRNENVQLKKGNSTIDLVGVENWGNGFVQHGDLKKAVSGLAHDSFKILMSHDPSHFDYEVKNFAQKIHLTLSGHTHGMQFGIEIPGFIKWSPVKYRYPKWAGLYEDLGRYLYVNRGFGFLAFPGRVGIWPEITVLTLKKG, translated from the coding sequence ATGAATTCAATCACATTATTCATCCGCATCGCCATCTTTTTGGCGGTTCTGGTCCTTATTGATCTTTACGCCTATCAGGCTTTCAAAACTACTTTTAGAGCAAGCTCCTTTTTCAGAATGGCCTACTGGATATTTTCGGTGGCCGTAATGATAGGTGTGGTTTATGCCTTCTTAACGTTTAGCCGCGACACCCCACCTCAAACCAGCTTTTCATTTTTGATGGCTCTCATGATTTTATCCATCGTGCCCAAGCTCATTATACTTACAGTAATGCTTAGCGAAGATATTTGGAGAGTAGGTGAAGGAACTTTAAAATTATTTGCAAAAGAGAAGCCTGACGAGTTTCTTCCCGATAGAAGAAAATTTGTAAGCCAAACGGCACTGGTGCTTTCGGCCATTCCTTTTATCGGAATTATTCACGGAGTGCTTATTGGTCGATATCGCTATCGCGTGATCAACAAGACTTTGACATTTGATGACTTACCCGAAGAGTTTGATGGACTCACTATCACTCAGATTTCAGACGTGCACTCTGGGAGTTTTGACAATCCTGAAAAAATACAGTACGGTATTGATCTTATCAATGAGCAGCAATCAGATCTTATCCTCTTTACCGGTGATTTGGTAAACAATAGAGCTGAAGAAATGGAACCATGGATAGATGTTTTTTCTCAACTAAAAGCACCCATGGGTAAGTACTCCATTTTGGGCAACCATGATTATGGCGATTATGTAAACTGGCCTTCTGATGCTGTCAAACAAGAAAACATGGAGAAGCTTTACCAAGTGCATGAGCGCATAGGTTTTGGGCTTTTACGTAATGAAAACGTACAGCTTAAAAAAGGAAACTCCACCATTGACTTGGTGGGGGTAGAAAACTGGGGAAACGGCTTCGTGCAACACGGTGATTTGAAAAAGGCTGTTTCAGGATTGGCGCATGACTCCTTCAAAATACTGATGTCTCATGATCCTTCTCATTTTGACTATGAAGTGAAAAATTTCGCTCAAAAAATCCATCTCACCCTAAGCGGGCATACCCACGGAATGCAGTTTGGCATTGAAATTCCAGGGTTTATAAAGTGGAGCCCTGTAAAATATCGCTACCCGAAATGGGCTGGTTTATACGAGGATTTAGGACGCTATCTTTATGTGAATCGTGGCTTTGGTTTTCTAGCTTTCCCGGGAAGAGTGGGAATATGGCCGGAGATAACGGTGCTTACGCTAAAGAAAGGATAA
- a CDS encoding peptidase associated/transthyretin-like domain-containing protein, whose amino-acid sequence MKKILTALILSTSLLAFAQNEGTLRLYLTPPAEAVTIDGELMEFGNSAKLKPGKYFVQAWCPNKAVLDTVIEIKAGEILSFFYRFENNENYISYLEETKAYVKKRNVHVALPVTATAISAGALIFTYFKGKQLNDEADAKYLEYKYAGVDIAEKEAEFNQAQDKYRNYYYAQFVEYAALAVSSYFLYKGIQWLKQNPKPELEKDKNPFKVDQVGFMPNRYGGYGVGLTIALD is encoded by the coding sequence ATGAAAAAAATACTAACCGCACTTATTTTGAGTACTAGCCTTTTGGCTTTTGCTCAAAATGAAGGAACTCTTCGACTATACCTCACCCCTCCAGCTGAAGCTGTAACCATTGACGGTGAGTTGATGGAGTTTGGAAACTCAGCTAAATTAAAACCTGGAAAGTACTTTGTACAAGCTTGGTGTCCCAATAAGGCCGTTTTAGATACCGTTATAGAAATCAAAGCAGGTGAAATCTTAAGCTTCTTTTATCGATTTGAGAATAACGAAAATTACATTAGTTATTTAGAAGAAACGAAAGCTTACGTAAAGAAGCGAAACGTACATGTAGCATTGCCCGTAACGGCAACCGCCATAAGTGCCGGGGCTCTCATTTTCACTTACTTCAAAGGAAAGCAGCTAAACGATGAAGCTGATGCCAAATACCTAGAATACAAATATGCCGGTGTAGATATTGCGGAAAAAGAAGCCGAGTTCAATCAGGCACAAGACAAGTATCGAAATTATTACTACGCACAATTTGTAGAGTATGCTGCACTAGCTGTTAGTAGTTATTTTTTATATAAAGGAATTCAATGGCTAAAGCAAAATCCAAAGCCTGAACTGGAAAAAGATAAAAATCCTTTCAAAGTAGACCAAGTTGGTTTTATGCCAAACAGATACGGTGGTTACGGAGTGGGACTAACTATAGCACTAGACTGA
- the rpsB gene encoding 30S ribosomal protein S2: MADNNIKEMLDAGVHFGHLTRKWNPSMAPYIFMERNGIHIIDLYKTEAKLEQACEAMAKIAASGRKIMYVATKKQAKDIIANNANDVNMPYITERWPGGMLTNFVTIRKAIKKMQSIDKMKEDGTFLTLSKKERLQVDRQREKLERQLGSIADMTRLPAALFIVDINKEHIAVAEAKNLGIPTFAIVDTNSNPHAVDFAIPGNDDATRSIDVLVRRVTEAIKGGLAERKADKEKASKDKLKKAANKKETAEVAEEGTSED; the protein is encoded by the coding sequence ATGGCAGACAACAATATCAAAGAAATGCTGGATGCAGGTGTTCACTTTGGACACCTTACCCGCAAGTGGAATCCAAGCATGGCTCCTTATATTTTTATGGAGCGCAATGGTATTCACATCATCGATCTTTACAAAACTGAAGCAAAATTAGAGCAAGCTTGTGAAGCTATGGCTAAGATTGCTGCAAGTGGCCGTAAGATTATGTATGTGGCTACAAAAAAGCAGGCAAAAGACATTATTGCAAACAATGCAAATGATGTGAACATGCCTTACATTACTGAGCGCTGGCCTGGTGGAATGCTTACAAACTTTGTTACGATCCGTAAGGCTATCAAGAAAATGCAGTCAATCGATAAAATGAAAGAGGATGGAACTTTCCTTACCCTTTCTAAAAAAGAGAGACTACAAGTAGATCGCCAGCGCGAAAAATTGGAAAGACAATTAGGTTCTATTGCTGATATGACCCGTCTTCCAGCTGCTTTGTTCATCGTTGATATCAACAAAGAACACATTGCTGTTGCTGAAGCCAAAAACTTAGGAATACCTACTTTCGCTATCGTTGATACAAACTCAAACCCACATGCGGTAGATTTTGCTATCCCTGGTAATGATGATGCTACCCGCTCAATTGATGTGCTTGTAAGAAGAGTTACTGAAGCTATCAAAGGTGGATTGGCAGAAAGAAAAGCGGATAAAGAAAAAGCTTCAAAAGACAAGTTGAAGAAAGCCGCTAATAAAAAAGAAACTGCAGAAGTAGCTGAAGAAGGTACTTCTGAAGATTAA
- the rplM gene encoding 50S ribosomal protein L13 gives MNTISYKTVSANKQTVDKKWVLVDAEGEVLGRLASKVAYILRGKNKANFTPHADCGDNVIIINAGKVALSGNKVQEKEYVRHTGYPGGQRFSTPQELLKKQPNKIVENAVRGMLPKNKLGRDLFRNLKVYETAQHNQEAQQPTTIDLNTIIK, from the coding sequence GTGAATACAATAAGTTATAAAACTGTATCTGCAAACAAACAAACCGTTGATAAGAAATGGGTGTTGGTTGATGCAGAAGGGGAAGTTCTAGGAAGATTGGCTTCAAAAGTTGCTTATATTCTTAGAGGTAAAAACAAAGCGAATTTTACGCCTCATGCTGATTGTGGTGATAATGTTATCATTATCAACGCAGGCAAGGTAGCGCTTAGTGGAAACAAGGTGCAGGAAAAAGAATACGTTCGTCACACTGGTTATCCAGGTGGACAACGTTTTAGCACTCCTCAGGAGTTGCTAAAAAAGCAGCCAAACAAAATTGTGGAAAATGCCGTTCGTGGTATGCTTCCAAAAAATAAGCTTGGTCGCGATTTGTTCCGCAATCTAAAAGTGTATGAAACTGCTCAGCACAATCAAGAAGCTCAGCAGCCTACCACTATCGATCTTAACACTATTATCAAATAA
- the tsf gene encoding translation elongation factor Ts, producing the protein MANITAADVNKLRKQTGAGMMDCKKALQEAEGDFDKAVDVLRKQGQKVAAKRADREATEGCVLAGATADNSFGAVVSLNCETDFVAKNDSFIALTQKILDKALETKAANTEALLKESIDGMTIEDKLTEQTGVIGEKLEIGGYEVLEAAFVATYIHAGNKLAAIVGMNEEAEEAGRNVAMQAAAMNPVSLSRDGVSQEIIDRELEVGKDLARQEGKPEAMLDKIAEGRLNKFFKESTLLEQDYIRDGKLSITKYLDSVKKGLTVTDFKRVGLGV; encoded by the coding sequence ATGGCTAATATCACAGCAGCAGACGTAAATAAACTAAGAAAACAAACCGGAGCCGGAATGATGGACTGCAAGAAAGCACTTCAAGAGGCAGAAGGTGATTTTGACAAAGCAGTAGATGTGCTTAGAAAGCAAGGACAAAAAGTAGCGGCAAAGCGTGCAGATCGCGAAGCTACTGAAGGTTGTGTGCTTGCAGGTGCTACCGCTGACAATAGCTTTGGTGCTGTTGTAAGCCTTAACTGCGAAACTGATTTTGTGGCAAAGAATGATAGCTTTATCGCTCTTACCCAAAAAATTCTTGACAAAGCTTTAGAAACTAAAGCGGCCAACACTGAGGCTCTTTTGAAAGAATCTATCGATGGTATGACTATCGAAGATAAACTTACTGAGCAAACAGGTGTGATTGGAGAAAAGCTAGAAATTGGTGGATACGAAGTATTGGAAGCTGCTTTTGTAGCTACTTATATTCACGCTGGTAACAAGCTTGCTGCAATAGTAGGAATGAACGAAGAAGCAGAAGAAGCTGGAAGAAACGTAGCTATGCAAGCTGCAGCAATGAACCCAGTATCATTAAGCCGCGATGGTGTTTCTCAAGAAATTATTGATAGAGAACTAGAAGTAGGAAAAGATCTAGCTCGCCAAGAAGGTAAGCCAGAAGCAATGCTTGATAAAATTGCTGAAGGTCGTTTGAACAAATTCTTCAAGGAAAGTACTCTACTTGAGCAAGATTATATCCGTGACGGAAAGTTGAGCATCACCAAGTATTTGGATTCTGTAAAGAAGGGCTTGACCGTTACTGACTTTAAAAGAGTTGGTTTAGGAGTATAA
- a CDS encoding M43 family zinc metalloprotease, which yields MKKCLVLLAVIVFGLNVNAQQVKHHCGTDEYVAEVIDQNPELESVFEQRRQEFFQLADQNAELSRKKTQAVVTIPVVFHILYDSPEDNISKAQILDGLRILNEDFNLQNPDASNIRAIFQSRQADAEIEFVLAKIDDNGNCTDGINRISTPLSVDANPRDRVKTIVQWDPDKYLNIWVVQSIVSSSSTTGIILGFANFPWMPASTDGIVIRNDALGVIGTAAYDGRTLTHEVGHYLGLLHTFQSGCNQGDGISDTPPVASASYGCNLNKNSCNNDSPDYPDMIENFMDYSDGVCQNTFTSLQKNAMRSTLSSSQYRSQLVSASNMLATGVINPPACLTTTEFEIDNSVICPGDTVQFFDQTEDGDPDTYAWSFPGGVPNTSTDPNPIIYYPTAGAYDVTLTTANAAGTSTSAKVQVVSVKPQFSNLAQWSENFEAASLSKPEVSIISGIDSTTYRLTNKAGNNSSQSLFLNNFQAETNQDIDEFISPSIQTIFGQNLTLSFDYAYTKKVTLNNDLFIIYVSTDCGNTWGTLRIIGAAQLATAANNSTSGFVPSSSEWDNFSISLDKYESEGPILIKFAFRSGGGNNFYLDNINVTASNISLAEVPLNQSLSVFPNPTNGNFSVSLSQQPQSDLNLVIYDLYGKQVSDYTIDKNTSLFNIENLNLASGIYVLSFTDGEDTYSQKLIIE from the coding sequence ATGAAAAAGTGTCTCGTATTACTTGCTGTTATTGTATTTGGATTGAATGTAAACGCTCAGCAGGTAAAACATCACTGTGGTACAGATGAATACGTTGCAGAAGTCATCGATCAAAATCCAGAATTAGAAAGTGTTTTTGAACAAAGAAGGCAAGAGTTTTTTCAACTAGCCGATCAAAATGCAGAGCTTTCCCGCAAAAAAACACAAGCCGTTGTAACCATACCTGTAGTCTTTCATATACTATATGACTCACCAGAAGACAATATATCCAAGGCTCAAATCCTTGACGGATTACGAATTCTAAATGAAGATTTCAACCTTCAAAATCCTGATGCATCTAATATTAGAGCCATTTTTCAATCGCGTCAAGCAGATGCGGAAATAGAGTTTGTTCTTGCTAAAATTGATGATAACGGTAATTGTACCGATGGAATCAATCGTATTTCAACACCACTATCTGTAGATGCCAACCCAAGAGACCGAGTAAAAACTATTGTGCAATGGGATCCTGATAAATATCTAAATATTTGGGTGGTTCAAAGCATTGTGAGCAGCAGCAGTACTACGGGTATAATTTTGGGGTTTGCTAACTTCCCTTGGATGCCTGCATCAACCGATGGGATCGTAATTCGCAATGATGCACTTGGAGTAATAGGAACCGCAGCATATGACGGCAGAACTCTTACACATGAAGTGGGGCACTATCTTGGCTTACTCCACACCTTCCAAAGTGGATGTAATCAAGGAGATGGAATATCTGACACTCCCCCTGTAGCATCCGCTAGTTATGGTTGCAACCTTAATAAAAATAGTTGCAACAACGATTCACCTGACTATCCGGATATGATTGAGAATTTTATGGATTATTCAGATGGAGTTTGCCAAAATACTTTTACGTCTCTTCAAAAAAATGCAATGCGCTCTACGCTGTCCTCATCACAGTATAGATCTCAATTAGTTTCTGCCAGCAATATGCTTGCTACGGGTGTTATAAACCCTCCCGCCTGCTTAACAACAACCGAATTTGAAATTGATAATTCGGTAATTTGCCCTGGTGACACCGTTCAATTTTTCGACCAAACGGAAGATGGAGACCCTGATACCTATGCATGGTCTTTCCCTGGAGGTGTACCTAATACCTCAACAGACCCAAACCCTATAATATATTACCCCACAGCCGGTGCTTATGATGTAACACTTACCACAGCCAATGCAGCAGGTACTTCTACCTCTGCCAAGGTTCAAGTTGTTTCTGTAAAACCTCAATTTTCTAACCTAGCTCAATGGAGCGAAAATTTTGAAGCCGCTTCTTTAAGTAAGCCTGAGGTTTCTATCATTTCGGGAATTGATTCTACCACTTATAGACTTACTAATAAAGCTGGAAATAATAGCTCGCAATCACTTTTTCTCAACAATTTTCAAGCTGAGACTAATCAGGATATAGACGAATTTATTTCCCCAAGTATCCAGACCATTTTTGGTCAAAACCTTACACTAAGCTTTGACTATGCTTACACCAAAAAGGTTACACTGAATAATGACCTATTCATAATTTACGTATCTACAGATTGCGGAAATACTTGGGGCACCTTAAGAATAATTGGAGCGGCACAGCTTGCCACGGCAGCAAATAACAGTACTAGCGGCTTTGTTCCTTCAAGTTCAGAGTGGGATAATTTTTCAATATCACTTGACAAGTATGAGAGCGAAGGTCCCATCCTAATTAAATTTGCTTTTAGATCGGGTGGTGGAAATAATTTCTATCTGGATAACATAAACGTAACTGCCAGCAACATCAGTCTAGCTGAAGTACCACTTAATCAAAGTCTTTCTGTATTTCCTAACCCTACAAATGGAAACTTTAGCGTAAGCCTTAGTCAGCAGCCACAATCTGATCTCAACCTCGTGATCTATGATTTATATGGTAAGCAGGTAAGTGACTATACTATTGATAAAAACACTTCTTTATTTAATATCGAAAACCTTAATTTGGCCTCTGGAATTTATGTGTTGTCCTTTACTGATGGAGAGGACACTTACAGTCAAAAGCTCATTATTGAATGA